ACATCATTAGTAAAATTAACGGCTAAATCTCTGTTGCTCACCATTAATTCATTGAAATACTCTAATTCTTCCCATGTGGGCAATTTTCCGAAAAGCAGGAGAAAAATTATTTCTTCAAATCCATGTCTATTCTCTTTTGAGATAGCTTCTACTATGTCCTCAATTTTTATCCCCCTATATGCAAGCCTACCTTCGAGTGGGGTGAAAACTCCGTGTTTTTTTTCGTAACCTGTTACGTCCGATATTTTAGTCAAACCAACTAATACTCCACTCCCATCTTCATTTCTTAATCCCCTTTTAACATCAAATTTAGGATATAGTTCAGGATTAATTTGGTTGTTTACTTTGGCATAATCCACTAGTTTCTCAAACATATAAACACCTTTATAATAAAAATCTTGACATATGTCTTATTATCAATTAATTTTTTATTCTAATGTTTTATATTTAAGAGTTTCGGTGAAACTTTAGTTAAAAAAGATATTGAAAAAAAGCTAGAGTATTCTCTATGACAAAATAAAGTTAAAGAATTAAATGGTGGGGTCGCTGAGATTTGAACTCAGGTCCCAAGCTCCCAAAGCTCGAAGGATAGGCCAAGCTACCCCACGACCCCAATAAGTCCATGTTTAAAAATATCACTTATAAGATTTTCGTTTAATATTATTTGATTATGATTCTTTCACCATTAACCATATAGTGTATTTTTTCTGAAATCTTACAAACATGATCTCCGCATCTCTCAAGATACCTTGCTATCAGCATGTAATGAGTATAATAACTTATGCTTTTAGGATTTTCAATCATGTAAGATATGCATTCGCGCAGTATTGTATGAAAAAGATCGTCGATTGTATCGTCTCTTTTCCACATGTCGTCAATGATGGTCAAATCCTCATTTTGATATGCTTTGATAACATCATCCAGCATGCCCAAAACAATGTCCCCCATGACGATCACGCTTTTTAGTCTAGGGAACTCTTTGTTAAAGGATATCTCTCTTATATCCTTTGATATATCCTTAGAGTATATCCCAATCCTTGTTAGATAAGTGTTCATTTTCAAGGTAGCTATTATAGCCCTCAAATCTCTGGCGACTGGTTGATACAAGACTATTAATCTTTGTGCATCATCTTCAATTTTATAATCATATTCTCTAATATCTCTTCTTTGGCTGATTACTTTTTCTGCAATAGTAATATCTGAATGTTTAAGGGCATCAAGGGATTCTTTTAACATCTCTTTAGAGAGGGTTGACATTTCAACTACATCTGATTTAAGTTGCCTTAATTCTTCAACAAATTTTTCTCTCATTTTTCCAACCTATCCAAATCTTCCCATTATATATTTTTCAGTTAATTCATGTTTAGGATTTTCAAATATCTGCTGAGTATCCCCAAATTCTATAAGTTCACCTAAATACATAAATCCTGTATAATCACTTATTCTTGCAGCCTGCTGCATGTTATGTGTAACAATCACGACGGTATAATCCGTCTTTAATTCATCTATTAAGTCCTCTATCTTTGTCGTTGCTATTGGGTCAAGTGCAGAGCATGGCTCGTCCATTAAAATAATATCTGGTTGAATAGCTAAAGCCCTCGCAATGCAAAGTCTCTGTTGTTGGCCGCCTGATAATCCCATTGCAGACTCCTCTAATCTATCAGAAACTTCATCCCATATTGCAGCATCCTTCAAACTTTTTTCTACAATGGCGTTGAGATCATTCTTATTTTTAATGCCATGTATTCTAGGTCCGTATGCAATATTATCATATATTGAGCGCGGGAATGGATTTGGTTTCTGGAAAACCATGCCAATCTTACTCCTCAATGCAACAGGGTCAACTTTAGGATCAAGGATATTAATTCCTTTCCAAATTATTTTACCATTCATTCTACAGCCTAAAATTTCTTCATTCATACGGTTAAGAGCTCTAAGTAATGTGCTTTTCCCACACCCGCTTGGACCGATGAAGGCTGTTACTTTATTTTTTGGGATGTTTAAGGAAACTTTGTTGACTGCAAGTTTATCGGAATAATAAACATCCAAATTGGAAATAACTAATGATCCATCTTTCTTTTTTTCTTTATTTTCCATCCATTATCACCATAGAAGTTAATATAATATCACCAATCTCTATTAGATTGTGAACGTTGACGTATTATTATTGCTATAAGATTCATTGCGAATAAAATCACTAACAATACAATAATTGTGCTTGCTGCAAGATTTTGAAATTCTACTTTAGGGTGTCTAGTCCAGAAGAATATTGTGACGGGTAATGCTAAAAATCCATCAAATATGCTTCCTGGAGGAACTTTAGCAAAAACTGAAGCTATGAACAGAATAGGTGCTGTTTCACCTATCGCCCTAGAAAGGGCAAGTATTGATCCAGTTAAGGTTCCTGGCAATGCATAAGGAACTACGTGGTGCCTAACGGTCTGCCATTTTGTAGCCCCAAGTCCTCTAGCAGCCTCTCTAAAAGATTGAGGGATTGCTTTAAGAGATTCCTCCGTAGTAACTATAATAACTGGCATAATCATCAAGGATAAAGTTAAACTACCGGCTAAAACACTGGTTCCAAATCCAAAAAGACGAACAAATACCGTTAATCCAACTAGCCCAAAAACTATTGAAGGTACTCCTGCCAAATTTTGGATTAGTCTTCTTAAGATACGGGTATATGAATTATCTTTTGCAAATTCAGTCAAGTATACTGCAGCTCCAACACTTACTGGTAGGGAAAAAATCATAGCTAGTCCAACAAGATAAATTGATCCTAAAATTACAGGGTATATCCCTGCTATAGAAGGATTAGCACTAGGGTATGAAGTTAAAAAACTTAGATTAATTTTGGGCAATCCTTGTTCTAAAATAGAAACCATTAATACCCCTAAGAAAACTGTTGCAAAGATTAAACACGACCCCACAGAAAGAATTCCCAATTTGGCAATTTTATGTCTAAAGTCTAAAGTATCTTCTGATTGAATTTTTTTAATTTCTAAATTATTGTTTCTTGAAGTAGTAATTTTAACTTTTGTTTTATTTTTTATTGGCATTATTAATTTATTTTTTTTATTTGAAGTTATTTTTCCTGCATTCTGAATCCTTAAGACAACACGTCCTGCAATAAAATTAATTATGTATGTAATTGCAAATAAAACAAGGCCAACGGCAAATGCAGCACTAACAGCTAATCCAGGAGGTATATCACCAGTTGCTACTTGGGCTATGTAAGCAGTCATAGTTTGAACTTGACTTAAGGGATTGAAGGTAAGTCTTGCGACATTACCTGCGGCTAGTGCCACAACCATTGTTTCTCCAAGAGCTCTTGCCAAGCCAAGTAGTATCGAAGCAATAATACCGCTTGAAGCTGCAGGCATTACTACTTTAATTGCTGTTTCCCATTTTGTAGCGCCCATTGCAAGGCTTGCTTCTTTCAATTCTCTCGGAACAGCTCTCAATGAGTCATCTGAGACGCTAACAATTATTGGAAGA
This Methanofastidiosum sp. DNA region includes the following protein-coding sequences:
- a CDS encoding phosphate ABC transporter ATP-binding protein; protein product: MENKEKKKDGSLVISNLDVYYSDKLAVNKVSLNIPKNKVTAFIGPSGCGKSTLLRALNRMNEEILGCRMNGKIIWKGINILDPKVDPVALRSKIGMVFQKPNPFPRSIYDNIAYGPRIHGIKNKNDLNAIVEKSLKDAAIWDEVSDRLEESAMGLSGGQQQRLCIARALAIQPDIILMDEPCSALDPIATTKIEDLIDELKTDYTVVIVTHNMQQAARISDYTGFMYLGELIEFGDTQQIFENPKHELTEKYIMGRFG
- the phoU gene encoding phosphate signaling complex protein PhoU, yielding MREKFVEELRQLKSDVVEMSTLSKEMLKESLDALKHSDITIAEKVISQRRDIREYDYKIEDDAQRLIVLYQPVARDLRAIIATLKMNTYLTRIGIYSKDISKDIREISFNKEFPRLKSVIVMGDIVLGMLDDVIKAYQNEDLTIIDDMWKRDDTIDDLFHTILRECISYMIENPKSISYYTHYMLIARYLERCGDHVCKISEKIHYMVNGERIIIK
- the pstA gene encoding phosphate ABC transporter permease PstA is translated as MLGKVNRAYFNGNNPFHKKVDLKESLIVKLMFIAASLAIVVSLAILYTLINGSIDFFLSPKVSIIQFFIGTKWTPNGTDPSFGILPLLSGTVLIAGGSILIATPLGLGAALYLTQFANKKASSIAKPIIELLAGIPSIVYGFFALIVISPILREYFGASYFNAASAIIVMAVMILPIIVSVSDDSLRAVPRELKEASLAMGATKWETAIKVVMPAASSGIIASILLGLARALGETMVVALAAGNVARLTFNPLSQVQTMTAYIAQVATGDIPPGLAVSAAFAVGLVLFAITYIINFIAGRVVLRIQNAGKITSNKKNKLIMPIKNKTKVKITTSRNNNLEIKKIQSEDTLDFRHKIAKLGILSVGSCLIFATVFLGVLMVSILEQGLPKINLSFLTSYPSANPSIAGIYPVILGSIYLVGLAMIFSLPVSVGAAVYLTEFAKDNSYTRILRRLIQNLAGVPSIVFGLVGLTVFVRLFGFGTSVLAGSLTLSLMIMPVIIVTTEESLKAIPQSFREAARGLGATKWQTVRHHVVPYALPGTLTGSILALSRAIGETAPILFIASVFAKVPPGSIFDGFLALPVTIFFWTRHPKVEFQNLAASTIIVLLVILFAMNLIAIIIRQRSQSNRDW